The following proteins are encoded in a genomic region of Pikeienuella piscinae:
- a CDS encoding TRAP transporter small permease — MSGSVSTRIARTGDNRFLKFVAAVSTLAGWVSAAMILAAVLITCEMIFVRFVLNHSTIWQTETVIYLVISSTLIGLPYVQRLRGHVNVDLFPMSLKGRARLWLALLTLGVTIAVVAVMFWYGYEYWRFSWDRNWKSDTVWGARLWIPLFALPVGFGLLLLQLSADLVALILKIEKPYGLEES; from the coding sequence ATGTCGGGTAGCGTCTCCACCCGTATCGCGCGCACCGGCGACAACCGTTTCTTGAAATTTGTCGCGGCGGTCTCCACGCTCGCCGGCTGGGTTTCGGCCGCAATGATCCTCGCGGCGGTGCTGATCACCTGCGAGATGATATTCGTGCGGTTCGTCCTGAACCATTCCACTATCTGGCAGACCGAGACGGTGATCTATCTGGTTATCTCATCGACGCTCATCGGCCTGCCCTATGTTCAGAGGCTCAGGGGCCACGTGAATGTCGACCTCTTTCCGATGTCGCTGAAAGGACGCGCGCGGCTCTGGCTGGCGCTGCTGACCCTCGGCGTAACCATCGCCGTGGTCGCGGTGATGTTCTGGTACGGCTATGAATACTGGCGCTTCTCCTGGGACCGGAACTGGAAGTCGGACACCGTCTGGGGCGCCAGGCTCTGGATTCCTCTTTTCGCGCTTCCCGTCGGGTTCGGGCTGTTGCTGCTTCAGCTCTCCGCCGACCTGGTCGCGCTGATCCTGAAGATCGAAAAGCCCTACGGGCTGGAGGAGAGCTGA
- a CDS encoding TRAP transporter large permease, giving the protein MDPLVLGLAVAVVTVLVLFSGISVAVGLLTVAAGFLIVFDGMRSLELMPEIFFAKLNDFALLAIPMFILMGASIASTRAGADLYEALERWLTRVPGGLVISNLGACALFSAMSGSSPATCAAIGKMGIPEMRKRGYPDGVAAGSIAAGGTLGILIPPSVTMIVYGIATETSIGRLFLAGVLPGMLLVGLFMLWSLYSTWRSGDGSILSTRRYSWRERLEIMPRVLPFLLIILGVLYAMYGGVATPSETAAVGALLCLVVAIIIYRLMEPSRLWVVLRDSTKESVMILFIIAAAGVFSYMLSSLFITQSIAGWIGGLDVNRWVLMAAINVFLLIAGFFLPPVAVILMAAPILMPILTTAGFDPIWFAVVLTINMEIGLISPPVGLNLYVINGIAPDIPLKTILVGSLPYVACMVVAIILLCMFPDIATWLPDAVMGPEI; this is encoded by the coding sequence ATGGATCCGCTCGTTCTCGGCCTCGCGGTCGCCGTCGTCACGGTGCTGGTCCTCTTCTCCGGGATATCCGTCGCCGTCGGATTGCTGACGGTCGCGGCCGGCTTCCTGATCGTCTTCGACGGCATGCGTTCGCTGGAGCTGATGCCGGAGATCTTCTTCGCCAAGCTCAACGATTTCGCGCTGCTGGCGATTCCGATGTTTATCCTGATGGGCGCCTCCATCGCCTCTACCCGCGCCGGCGCCGATCTCTACGAGGCGCTTGAGCGCTGGCTGACGCGGGTGCCCGGCGGTCTGGTGATCTCCAATCTCGGGGCCTGCGCGCTGTTCTCTGCGATGTCCGGCTCCTCGCCCGCCACCTGTGCGGCGATCGGCAAGATGGGCATTCCGGAAATGAGGAAACGCGGTTATCCGGACGGCGTCGCCGCCGGTTCGATCGCCGCGGGCGGCACGCTCGGCATTCTCATCCCGCCCTCAGTGACGATGATCGTCTACGGCATCGCGACAGAAACCTCCATCGGGCGGCTTTTCCTCGCCGGGGTCCTGCCGGGGATGCTGCTCGTCGGGCTGTTCATGCTCTGGTCGCTCTACTCGACATGGCGCTCCGGCGACGGCTCGATCCTCTCCACCCGCCGCTATTCATGGCGCGAGCGGCTGGAGATCATGCCGCGCGTCCTGCCGTTCCTGCTCATCATCCTCGGCGTGCTCTACGCGATGTATGGCGGCGTGGCGACGCCGTCCGAGACTGCGGCCGTCGGCGCGCTTCTCTGCCTTGTCGTCGCGATCATCATCTACCGACTGATGGAGCCAAGCCGGCTCTGGGTGGTTCTGCGCGACAGCACAAAGGAAAGCGTGATGATCCTCTTCATCATCGCGGCCGCCGGCGTTTTCTCCTACATGCTCTCGTCACTCTTCATCACCCAGTCGATCGCGGGGTGGATCGGCGGGCTCGACGTCAACCGATGGGTATTGATGGCGGCGATCAACGTCTTTCTGCTGATCGCCGGGTTCTTCCTGCCGCCGGTGGCCGTGATCCTGATGGCGGCGCCGATCCTCATGCCGATCCTCACCACCGCCGGTTTCGACCCGATCTGGTTCGCCGTCGTGCTGACGATCAACATGGAGATCGGGCTGATCTCTCCGCCGGTCGGGCTGAACCTTTACGTCATCAACGGCATCGCGCCCGACATTCCGCTGAAGACCATACTTGTCGGATCGCTCCCCTACGTCGCCTGCATGGTCGTCGCGATCATATTGCTCTGCATGTTTCCGGACATCGCCACCTGGTTGCCGGACGCGGTCATGGGGCCCGAGATATGA
- a CDS encoding malonyl-CoA decarboxylase domain-containing protein: MTLLADLLTTLFERARDAAWGGSEDERTPEALADALVARGGEAGGFILARALLDRYALLDEDAKRAFFVHLTEAMDVDPGRLTAAAAAYAATPDKPAYAELMEAAEPPRQELIRRLNRAPGATKRLVEMRNDLRRIGGRDPSLGRLDLDFLHLFVSWFNRGFLVLRPIDWDTPASVLEKIIAYEAVHEISSWEDLRRRLAPADRRCFAFFHPAMADDPLIFVEVALTRGVPGSIVSLLAEDRKPTPAHKADTAVFYSISNCQPGLAGVSFGNLLIKQVAEDLGRALPGLKSYVTLSPIPGLLDWLKEDGREADSGEELKALTAEYLLNAKRADGAPRDPVARFHLSNGALVHAIHADADPSPRGMAQSGGAMVNYLYDLDRIAENQESFAARGPVAASKPVRTLAEAGAKLVQTRSPKNGKPAL; the protein is encoded by the coding sequence ATGACGCTCCTCGCCGACCTTCTCACCACGCTTTTCGAGCGTGCACGCGACGCCGCCTGGGGCGGGTCCGAGGACGAGAGAACGCCAGAAGCGCTCGCCGACGCGCTGGTCGCCAGGGGCGGCGAGGCCGGCGGTTTCATTCTCGCCCGCGCGCTGCTCGATCGCTACGCCCTGCTCGACGAAGACGCGAAACGCGCCTTCTTCGTCCATCTGACCGAGGCGATGGATGTCGATCCCGGGCGCCTCACCGCCGCCGCCGCCGCTTACGCCGCGACGCCGGACAAGCCCGCATACGCCGAGTTGATGGAGGCCGCCGAGCCGCCGCGGCAGGAGCTGATCCGCCGGCTCAACCGCGCCCCCGGCGCGACCAAGCGGTTGGTCGAGATGCGGAACGATCTGCGCCGCATCGGCGGGCGCGACCCAAGCCTCGGCCGGCTCGATCTCGATTTCCTGCATCTCTTCGTGTCGTGGTTCAATCGCGGCTTCCTCGTGCTGCGACCCATCGACTGGGACACGCCGGCGAGCGTGCTGGAGAAGATCATCGCCTATGAGGCGGTTCACGAGATTTCGAGTTGGGAGGACTTGCGCCGCCGACTCGCCCCCGCCGACCGGCGCTGTTTCGCCTTCTTTCACCCGGCGATGGCCGACGATCCGCTTATTTTCGTCGAAGTGGCGCTGACGCGAGGCGTCCCGGGCTCGATCGTCTCCCTCCTCGCGGAGGACCGGAAACCGACCCCGGCCCACAAGGCCGACACCGCGGTCTTCTATTCGATCTCGAACTGCCAACCCGGCCTCGCCGGCGTCTCGTTCGGCAACCTCCTGATAAAGCAGGTGGCGGAGGATCTCGGCCGCGCGCTGCCGGGGCTGAAGTCCTATGTGACGCTTTCACCCATCCCCGGCCTGCTGGACTGGCTGAAAGAAGACGGGCGCGAGGCGGATTCGGGTGAGGAACTGAAGGCGCTCACCGCGGAGTATCTTCTAAACGCCAAACGCGCCGACGGTGCGCCGCGCGACCCTGTCGCCCGGTTCCACCTTTCGAACGGCGCGCTTGTTCATGCGATCCATGCGGATGCGGACCCTTCGCCGCGCGGCATGGCGCAATCCGGCGGCGCGATGGTCAACTATCTTTACGACCTCGACCGGATCGCCGAAAATCAGGAGAGTTTCGCCGCGCGGGGGCCAGTCGCCGCCTCCAAGCCGGTGCGGACGCTGGCCGAGGCCGGCGCGAAACTCGTTCAGACCAGGAGCCCGAAGAATGGCAAACCCGCTCTATGA
- a CDS encoding malonate--CoA ligase has protein sequence MANPLYDALFGPHEGRATPFLILPDGREISHDAFLKTASRYASAITAAGLAAGDRLAAQVAKSPEALAVYAACVKAGVVFLPLNTGYTPTEVSYFVENAGAKLLLADPPAAGDLAPVARAAGAMLETLGAHGDGSLAEKAARASDNFPPAAREEGDLAALLYTSGTTGRSKGAMLTQKNLLSNARTLVNYWCFTAGDRLLHALPIFHTHGLFVATNTIAISGGAMIFLPKFDTEAMIRLMPQATSMMGVPTFYTRLLDDPRFDRPLTRRMRLFVSGSAPLLAETHRAFEARTGHRILERYGMTETNMNTSNPYEGERRAGTVGFPLPGVELKITDPETGVESPQGEVGVIEVRGQNVFKGYWGMPEKTKEELRENGFFITGDLGLIDEDGYVQIVGRGKDLIISGGFNVYPKEVELILDDQPGVLESAVVAAPHADFGEAVVGFIVPAAGAAPDLAAIEAALATSLARYKQPKKLILIEALPRNTMGKVQKNALRDQVKGLFA, from the coding sequence ATGGCAAACCCGCTCTATGACGCCCTATTCGGCCCGCACGAGGGGAGGGCGACGCCATTCCTGATCCTCCCGGACGGGCGCGAGATCAGCCACGACGCCTTTCTGAAAACCGCCTCCCGCTACGCCAGCGCCATCACCGCAGCCGGGCTCGCCGCGGGTGACCGACTGGCGGCGCAGGTCGCGAAATCGCCGGAGGCGCTTGCGGTTTACGCCGCCTGCGTGAAGGCGGGCGTGGTCTTTCTCCCGCTCAACACCGGCTACACTCCGACCGAGGTGAGCTATTTCGTCGAGAACGCCGGCGCGAAGCTTCTGCTCGCGGACCCCCCCGCCGCCGGCGACCTTGCGCCGGTCGCTAGAGCCGCCGGCGCCATGCTGGAGACCCTTGGCGCGCATGGCGACGGGAGCCTCGCCGAGAAGGCGGCGCGCGCGTCCGACAACTTCCCGCCCGCAGCGCGGGAAGAGGGCGACCTCGCCGCGCTCCTCTATACTTCCGGCACAACCGGCCGCTCCAAGGGCGCGATGCTGACGCAGAAGAACCTGCTCTCGAACGCGCGCACCCTCGTCAACTATTGGTGCTTCACAGCCGGGGACCGGCTGCTTCACGCCCTGCCGATCTTTCACACGCACGGGCTCTTCGTCGCCACCAACACCATCGCGATCTCCGGCGGGGCGATGATTTTCCTGCCCAAGTTCGATACGGAGGCGATGATCCGGCTGATGCCGCAGGCGACATCGATGATGGGCGTGCCGACCTTCTACACACGCCTTCTGGATGATCCGCGCTTCGACCGCCCGCTGACGAGGCGGATGCGGCTCTTCGTCTCCGGTTCGGCCCCGCTCCTCGCCGAGACGCACCGCGCATTCGAGGCCCGGACCGGCCATCGCATCCTGGAGCGTTACGGGATGACCGAAACCAACATGAACACCTCGAACCCCTATGAGGGCGAGCGCCGCGCCGGCACGGTCGGCTTTCCCCTGCCCGGCGTCGAGTTGAAAATCACCGACCCCGAAACCGGCGTCGAATCGCCGCAAGGCGAGGTCGGCGTGATCGAAGTGCGCGGCCAGAACGTTTTCAAGGGCTATTGGGGCATGCCGGAGAAGACGAAGGAGGAACTTCGCGAGAACGGGTTTTTCATCACCGGCGATCTCGGGCTGATCGACGAAGACGGCTATGTGCAGATCGTCGGGCGCGGAAAGGACCTGATCATTTCCGGGGGCTTCAACGTCTACCCCAAGGAGGTCGAACTGATCCTCGACGACCAGCCGGGCGTTCTGGAAAGCGCCGTCGTCGCCGCGCCGCATGCCGATTTCGGCGAAGCGGTCGTCGGCTTCATCGTGCCCGCCGCGGGAGCCGCGCCCGACCTGGCTGCGATCGAGGCGGCGCTCGCCACCTCCCTCGCGCGCTACAAACAACCGAAGAAACTGATCCTGATCGAAGCGCTGCCGCGCAACACGATGGGCAAGGTGCAGAAAAACGCCCTGCGCGACCAGGTGAAAGGGCTCTTCGCCTGA
- a CDS encoding DNA polymerase III subunit chi: MAEILFYHLTRRPLEAAVPGLLEKCLERGWKVVLRAGSRERAEALNRHLWTYREDGFLPHGGPEDGEGPRQPVYLTAGTETPNSPDVLMLVDGAEATAAEVGDYIRALLLFDGHDEAALAAARAAWKTMTAAGLKAIYWAETDAGGWTKKAEAGG; the protein is encoded by the coding sequence GTGGCGGAGATTCTCTTTTATCACCTGACCCGGCGGCCGCTCGAAGCCGCCGTGCCCGGACTGCTGGAGAAATGTCTCGAACGCGGGTGGAAGGTGGTGCTCCGCGCCGGATCGCGCGAACGCGCCGAGGCGCTCAACCGCCATCTGTGGACATATCGCGAGGATGGCTTCCTGCCCCATGGCGGCCCGGAGGACGGCGAAGGGCCGCGCCAACCGGTCTATCTCACGGCCGGGACGGAGACGCCGAACAGCCCGGATGTGCTGATGCTGGTCGATGGAGCGGAGGCTACGGCGGCGGAGGTCGGCGACTACATCCGCGCGCTTCTGCTCTTCGACGGCCATGACGAAGCGGCGCTCGCCGCCGCGCGCGCCGCGTGGAAGACGATGACGGCCGCCGGGCTGAAGGCGATCTACTGGGCCGAGACCGATGCCGGCGGTTGGACGAAAAAGGCCGAGGCGGGCGGCTGA
- a CDS encoding leucyl aminopeptidase — translation MTQPVEIAFTSSDSVVMAEASGSIVVFTLKDGALSPGAAEADGLTDGAVGRLVAGKEFKGKAGDIGTLAYPAGVKAEKLIVVGLGEEPDENAARKAGAAAAKAAGRGPVTLWGAGGSATEAEIAFGFALRRYRFDVYKTGDESDEGDDQDGAGVAKTNDSVAFVSADAEAVARASAPLAALTEGVFFTRDLVNEPANILTTGDFAARLEAMAALGLEVEILGEAEMKALGMNALLAVGMASDDESKLVVMKWSGGGNEAPLCVVGKGVVFDTGGVSIKPAGGMEDMTMDMGGAGAVAGLMRALALRNAKANVVGIVGIVENMLAGNAQRPGDIVRSMKGDTVEVINTDAEGRLVLCDALWYAQERFKPAGVINLATLTGAIIVALGHEHAGVFSNDDAFCDAFLAAAKTAGEGAWRLPLAPAYDKLLKSRLADMKNVGGRAAGSITAAQFLKRFIKEGTPWIHLDIAGTASVKAETDLAPAGATGWGVRALNQLIADRYER, via the coding sequence ATGACCCAGCCCGTCGAGATCGCGTTCACATCGTCCGATTCAGTCGTGATGGCCGAAGCCTCAGGCTCCATCGTCGTCTTCACACTGAAGGATGGCGCGCTCAGCCCCGGCGCCGCGGAGGCGGACGGTCTGACTGACGGCGCCGTCGGCCGTCTTGTCGCAGGCAAGGAGTTCAAGGGGAAAGCCGGCGATATCGGCACGCTCGCATATCCTGCCGGCGTGAAGGCGGAGAAACTCATCGTTGTCGGGCTTGGCGAGGAGCCGGACGAGAACGCCGCGCGCAAGGCCGGCGCGGCGGCCGCGAAGGCCGCCGGACGCGGACCGGTGACGCTATGGGGCGCGGGCGGCTCCGCGACCGAGGCCGAGATCGCCTTCGGCTTCGCGCTGCGGCGCTACAGATTCGATGTCTACAAGACCGGCGACGAGAGTGACGAGGGCGACGATCAGGATGGCGCTGGCGTGGCGAAAACGAACGACTCAGTCGCTTTCGTGAGCGCCGACGCCGAGGCCGTCGCCCGCGCCTCCGCCCCGTTGGCGGCGCTGACCGAAGGGGTGTTCTTCACCCGCGATCTGGTCAATGAACCGGCCAATATCCTGACCACCGGTGATTTCGCCGCGCGGCTCGAAGCGATGGCGGCCCTCGGCCTGGAGGTCGAGATCCTCGGCGAGGCGGAGATGAAGGCGCTCGGCATGAATGCGCTTCTCGCCGTCGGCATGGCGTCGGACGACGAATCGAAGCTCGTGGTGATGAAATGGTCCGGTGGCGGTAATGAAGCGCCGCTTTGCGTTGTCGGCAAGGGCGTGGTCTTCGACACTGGCGGAGTCTCCATCAAGCCTGCGGGCGGCATGGAGGACATGACGATGGACATGGGCGGCGCCGGCGCCGTCGCGGGGCTGATGCGGGCGCTGGCGTTGAGGAACGCGAAAGCCAATGTCGTCGGCATCGTCGGCATCGTCGAGAACATGCTCGCCGGCAATGCGCAGCGTCCCGGCGATATCGTGAGATCGATGAAGGGCGATACGGTCGAGGTGATCAACACCGACGCCGAAGGGCGTCTCGTCCTCTGCGACGCGCTCTGGTACGCGCAGGAGCGGTTCAAGCCCGCGGGCGTGATCAACCTTGCGACGCTGACCGGCGCCATCATCGTCGCGCTCGGGCATGAGCACGCCGGGGTGTTCTCGAACGACGATGCGTTCTGCGACGCGTTCCTCGCGGCCGCAAAGACGGCGGGCGAGGGGGCGTGGCGGCTGCCGCTCGCCCCGGCCTATGACAAGCTGCTGAAATCCCGCCTCGCGGACATGAAGAATGTCGGAGGCAGGGCTGCGGGTTCGATTACCGCCGCACAGTTTCTCAAGCGCTTCATAAAAGAGGGGACCCCCTGGATCCATCTCGACATCGCCGGCACGGCTTCGGTCAAGGCGGAGACCGACCTCGCGCCCGCCGGCGCGACGGGATGGGGAGTGCGTGCGCTGAACCAGTTGATCGCGGACAGATATGAGCGTTAA
- a CDS encoding peptidylprolyl isomerase: MTMLSTTRRVSGGLLATLAFAVAAAAQTAFAPAVIVNDDIITYYDVGQRAKLLQLSGAQPGPQLNSAAVEQLIDDRLRAQAGRRAGLSADPEELSAAIEEFAQRFNLDGAGFLAKTRSAGIDRQALDSFLGSQVVWRELVNARFGARATPSEVELDQEIALAAASQTKSYRISEIAIPAGPGQEAEARAALERIMRELRRGADFATLARRYSRAPSAANGGDVGWVPDSMLPPDLAQIMANTPPGGVTPPVAAPGGVSIYRVGDTRDEVPPWARESEVTLRRIAVPLDGSGQDATAAAMATAEDLKAQANGCGSLPELGGRATVESIDRKLVSALPGPVRDAVQLLQSGQASRPVAANDSVDIFIVCERSGGVDEETRAQLRDQIRTRRLTRLAEGFLQDLRREAVIERR, translated from the coding sequence ATGACGATGCTGTCGACAACGCGGCGGGTGAGCGGCGGGTTACTGGCCACGCTGGCTTTCGCCGTCGCGGCCGCGGCGCAGACCGCCTTCGCGCCCGCGGTGATCGTGAATGACGACATCATCACCTATTACGATGTCGGGCAGCGCGCGAAGCTCCTGCAACTGAGCGGCGCCCAGCCCGGACCGCAGCTCAACAGCGCCGCGGTTGAGCAACTGATCGACGACCGGCTGCGCGCGCAGGCCGGGCGGCGGGCGGGGCTCAGCGCCGACCCCGAGGAGTTGAGCGCCGCGATCGAGGAATTCGCGCAACGCTTCAATCTCGATGGCGCGGGCTTTCTGGCCAAGACCAGGAGCGCCGGGATCGACCGGCAGGCGCTGGACAGTTTTCTCGGCTCCCAGGTTGTCTGGCGCGAGCTGGTGAATGCGCGATTTGGCGCGCGCGCCACGCCCTCCGAAGTCGAACTCGATCAGGAGATCGCGCTCGCCGCTGCGAGCCAGACAAAATCGTATCGGATCTCGGAGATCGCCATCCCGGCCGGTCCCGGTCAGGAAGCCGAGGCGCGCGCGGCGCTTGAGCGGATCATGCGGGAACTCCGCCGCGGCGCCGATTTCGCGACGCTCGCCCGGCGCTACAGCCGCGCCCCGTCGGCGGCCAATGGCGGCGATGTCGGCTGGGTGCCGGACAGCATGCTGCCCCCCGATCTGGCGCAGATAATGGCGAACACGCCGCCGGGCGGCGTCACGCCGCCCGTCGCGGCGCCGGGCGGCGTGTCGATTTATCGCGTTGGCGACACCCGCGACGAGGTCCCGCCCTGGGCGCGCGAGAGCGAAGTCACGCTTCGCCGAATCGCGGTGCCGCTCGACGGCTCCGGCCAAGACGCGACGGCCGCGGCGATGGCCACGGCCGAGGACCTGAAGGCGCAGGCCAACGGCTGCGGCTCGCTTCCCGAACTCGGCGGCCGGGCGACGGTGGAATCGATTGACCGAAAGCTCGTCTCCGCCCTGCCTGGCCCGGTCCGCGATGCGGTGCAGCTGCTGCAATCGGGACAGGCGTCGCGCCCGGTCGCCGCGAATGACAGCGTCGATATCTTCATCGTGTGTGAACGCAGCGGCGGCGTCGACGAAGAAACCCGCGCGCAACTTCGCGACCAGATCCGCACCCGCCGCCTGACACGGCTTGCCGAAGGCTTCCTGCAGGATCTCCGGCGCGAAGCGGTGATCGAGCGGCGCTGA
- the pdxA gene encoding 4-hydroxythreonine-4-phosphate dehydrogenase PdxA — MGDPAGIGGEVLVQAWRAGALAAPFFAIDDPERLTALGAEVVEIGEPEDALSLPLGRLAVLRESLSAPAQPGAPDPANAGAVIRSIKRAVGFALKGRAGAVVTLPINKKALKDGAAFAYPGHTEFLAALSGAPLPVMMLAAPGLRTVPVTIHIPLSEAPKQLNARLIEETGAILAAALISDFAIARPRIAVAGLNPHAGEGGAMGGEDAALIAPAVAALRARGVEAFGPLPADTMFHAAARARYDAALCMYHDQALIPVKMLDFARGVNVTLGLPFIRTSPDHGTAYDIAGTGRADPASLIEAVNMAAGMAARRAA; from the coding sequence ATGGGCGACCCCGCGGGGATCGGCGGCGAGGTTCTGGTCCAGGCCTGGCGCGCCGGCGCGCTTGCGGCGCCGTTCTTCGCGATCGACGACCCGGAGCGACTCACGGCGCTGGGCGCCGAGGTCGTTGAGATTGGCGAGCCGGAGGACGCCCTCTCGCTCCCCCTGGGCCGTCTCGCAGTCCTTCGTGAGTCGCTTAGCGCTCCGGCGCAGCCCGGCGCGCCGGATCCGGCCAACGCCGGCGCAGTGATCCGCTCGATCAAGCGCGCGGTCGGGTTCGCGCTCAAGGGGCGGGCCGGCGCGGTCGTCACCCTGCCGATCAACAAGAAGGCGTTGAAGGACGGCGCCGCCTTCGCCTACCCTGGCCATACGGAGTTTCTGGCAGCGCTCTCAGGCGCCCCGCTGCCGGTGATGATGCTGGCCGCGCCCGGGCTTCGCACTGTTCCCGTCACCATCCACATCCCGCTTTCAGAAGCCCCGAAGCAACTGAACGCGCGATTGATCGAAGAGACCGGCGCGATCCTCGCGGCCGCGCTCATCAGCGATTTCGCCATCGCGCGCCCACGCATCGCCGTCGCCGGGCTGAACCCCCATGCCGGCGAAGGCGGCGCGATGGGGGGCGAGGATGCGGCGCTGATCGCCCCCGCCGTCGCCGCGCTGAGGGCCCGCGGCGTCGAAGCGTTCGGCCCGCTTCCCGCCGACACGATGTTCCACGCGGCGGCGCGCGCCCGTTACGACGCGGCGCTCTGCATGTATCACGACCAGGCGCTGATCCCCGTGAAGATGCTCGACTTCGCGCGCGGGGTGAACGTGACGCTCGGCCTGCCGTTCATCCGCACGTCGCCGGATCACGGTACCGCGTATGACATCGCGGGAACCGGCCGGGCCGACCCCGCGAGCCTGATCGAAGCGGTGAACATGGCCGCCGGCATGGCGGCGCGGCGGGCGGCATGA
- the rsmA gene encoding 16S rRNA (adenine(1518)-N(6)/adenine(1519)-N(6))-dimethyltransferase RsmA has product MSESTVADGLPPLREVIARHGISARKSLGQNFLLDLNLTGRIARAGAPLAETEVVEIGPGPGGLTRALLSNGARRVIAIERDSRCLAALEEISARWPGRLEIIEGDAMEIDPRRHLTGPAQIIANLPYNVGTALLVGWMSGADWPPWWSRLTLMFQKEVAERITAAPGDGAYGRLSVLAQWRATAKIAFEVSPRAFTPAPKVTSAIVTISPGAPVAEVDPHMLERVVAAAFGQRRKMLRQSLKRLGDPAPLLDAAGIDGARRAETLTLMEFCALTRALQDG; this is encoded by the coding sequence ATGAGTGAATCCACCGTCGCTGACGGCCTGCCCCCGCTTCGCGAGGTGATCGCGCGGCACGGGATTTCTGCGCGAAAATCGCTCGGACAGAATTTCCTTCTCGACCTCAATCTCACCGGCCGGATCGCCCGCGCCGGAGCGCCGCTGGCGGAGACCGAAGTGGTGGAGATCGGACCGGGACCGGGGGGGCTGACCCGCGCGCTACTGTCGAATGGGGCGCGGAGAGTGATCGCGATCGAGCGCGACTCGCGCTGCCTCGCGGCGCTGGAGGAGATTTCCGCGCGCTGGCCGGGACGGCTTGAAATTATCGAAGGCGACGCAATGGAGATCGACCCGCGGCGGCATCTGACCGGGCCGGCTCAGATTATCGCCAACCTGCCCTATAATGTCGGCACCGCGCTTCTCGTCGGCTGGATGAGCGGCGCGGACTGGCCGCCCTGGTGGTCGCGTCTCACCCTGATGTTCCAGAAGGAAGTGGCCGAGCGCATCACCGCCGCGCCCGGCGACGGCGCCTATGGTCGGCTTTCGGTTCTGGCCCAGTGGAGGGCGACGGCGAAGATCGCATTCGAGGTCTCCCCCCGCGCGTTCACCCCGGCGCCGAAAGTGACGTCCGCCATAGTGACGATCAGCCCGGGCGCGCCCGTGGCGGAAGTGGACCCGCATATGCTGGAGCGGGTGGTCGCGGCGGCGTTCGGACAACGCAGGAAAATGCTGCGCCAGAGCCTCAAGCGGCTTGGCGATCCGGCGCCGCTGCTCGACGCCGCCGGGATCGACGGCGCAAGACGAGCGGAAACGCTGACGCTCATGGAATTCTGCGCGTTGACCAGGGCGCTTCAGGACGGCTGA
- a CDS encoding DUF4167 domain-containing protein, which yields MRPSQKSGRSRGKNNRNRGGGGVGHSPNRVYESAGPEGKVRGTPQQVIDKYLSLARDSQLSGDRVTAENFLQHAEHYARILIAAQEAAAPDRREQNQQHGGGERDSQDGGEANGARSGQTGGRNGAQTGDDDSAQSEQGSGQQGRREGGAREKAEQSAPSADEQPPADGLAAIGDVERASEIVETPESQAKPAERRPRRARPKTPKAVSEKADEPSAEAAE from the coding sequence ATGAGACCTTCTCAGAAATCCGGGCGCTCGCGCGGAAAGAACAATCGAAACCGGGGCGGCGGCGGCGTCGGCCACTCGCCGAACCGCGTCTATGAAAGCGCGGGGCCGGAAGGCAAAGTGCGGGGCACGCCGCAGCAGGTTATCGACAAGTATCTTTCGCTCGCGCGCGATTCCCAGCTTTCGGGCGACCGGGTGACTGCTGAAAATTTCCTTCAGCACGCCGAGCATTACGCGCGCATACTGATCGCAGCGCAGGAAGCCGCCGCGCCCGATCGGCGTGAGCAGAACCAGCAGCATGGCGGCGGGGAGCGCGACAGCCAGGACGGAGGCGAGGCCAACGGCGCGCGCTCCGGCCAGACGGGTGGGCGGAACGGCGCCCAGACCGGCGACGATGACAGCGCGCAATCCGAGCAAGGCAGCGGCCAGCAGGGCCGCCGCGAAGGCGGCGCCCGTGAAAAGGCCGAGCAGAGCGCGCCGAGCGCCGACGAGCAGCCGCCGGCGGACGGGCTTGCTGCGATCGGCGATGTGGAGCGGGCCTCCGAGATTGTCGAGACTCCGGAAAGTCAGGCGAAGCCGGCCGAGCGTCGACCGCGAAGAGCTCGTCCGAAGACTCCGAAAGCTGTTTCGGAAAAGGCTGACGAACCTTCCGCTGAAGCCGCGGAATAG